From Paraburkholderia sabiae, a single genomic window includes:
- a CDS encoding non-ribosomal peptide synthetase/type I polyketide synthase produces MSHRDGFPGNLPGGTGHMPGVAARFDEVRAEFADHLAVIDSTGQESYAALGERSARLATVLLAMGLQPGERCAIMVPRSRDTLALILAILRVGAVYVPLDPAYPRAQLDFIVADCEPRLIIAEGSALASVGDLNGVLVDLARIVASSEAADPAPLHASHRDDPAYIMYTSGSTGKPKGVIVPQRAILRLVHGQSFTALSPQTRFLNLAPLAFDASTLEIWGPLLNGGCAAIIDAVQPSLDTIASDIARLGATSAWFTAGLFNALADYRLEAFRPLQEVLTGGDVLSPVHVRKVMDAHPSLQIVNGYGPTENTTFSCCYRIPREGDALADGGAIPIGDAIAGTRVYIVDDKLVPVGEGEVGELVVGGDGVALGYLNRPELTAEKFVDDVFSPVAKLYRTGDLVRRRADGAIDFLGRNDRQIKIAGKRIELDEIEHALRAAPGVADAAVAAFDAQTGKSIAAFVKSGAAPAVLQQQIRAHLKSALPDYMMPTALRVLPDFPLTPNGKIDRKALLAGLDTTAATSAEAPPVDDDIAGKLASVFEGLLGQAVDRRANFFDLGLRSLDLMRAHAIILRDVSAKVALVDLFRHPNVEALTTHLHATLETASDGSIRRRPDANSGAIAVVGMSGRFPGAHNVAGLWANILAGRDCITHFDVTELEDTFDDSLRRDASYVKARPVLADVDRFDAGFFGVLAREAALTDPQQRLFLEIAWEAFEDAGYDPATIAGAVGVFAGTSMNTYFLKHVLTDRGVIDEFTSQFQIGEYQKLVGAGDFVATRTAYKLGLTGPAISVQTACSTSLTAIGMAVENLRAGRCDMALAGGVSITFPQKRGYFYQEGGMGAPDGVCRPFDADAKGTVFGSGAGVVLLKRLDDAIADADPIYAVIRGVGINNDGSDKVGFTAPSVDAQARAIAIAHAEAGIDPASVGYIETHGTATPLGDPIEFAGLVQAFRLGGVEGGQFCALGSAKANVGHLDAAAGVTGFIAAALALRDATLPPLLHFGSPNPGIDVSNSPFFFNVAARPWADGPTPRRAGVSSFGVGGTNVHVLLEEAPPREVAGESQRGVQILPLSARSAAALDRAKANLAQHLTTRPDTSLADVAATLQAGRRAFAHRAVVVADSVEQAQAKLQKGAIEGQAPQDALPVVFMFPGQGAQYPGMGDALYRTEPVYRQWIDKGAEALTPHLGLDIRTLLFSETPEGDDTPHPIRSTIYAQPALFLVEYALAQLWISRGVKPAAMIGHSVGELVAACVAEAIAFEDALYLIAQRGALMQSAEPGAMLVVRLPEAELKAILPADVDLAAINAPSLSVVAGPFAAIEAFESTLKAGEIDHRRLHTSHAFHSRMMSGVVEDLAKLADTLSFAIPKIPYVSSVTGQWASMDQPVTGRYWAGHCRDVVRFSDALGTVTSESRPVLLEIGPGRTLTTFASQGLPKDRHAGAIASLPDFAMRERELAVLAEATGRVWLNGVTPDWKTVRADAARRVSLPTYPFERERYWIDAPATTSSSRPQTTPAAAPAAPASPETTTDTPQTAMAQPAKIDRQPRLIAELASLLAEMSGEAPDTSNPDVTFWDLGYDSLFMGQVSRQLRRRYDVTISFRQIMSDYPTLPALAQFLDGTLPPDPEQPAVPAAAEAAPVAAAAPAAAVAAVAAAPIVVAAAPVMAAQFAPSAATGDIQSVIRDQIAAMQSLMTRQLDVLQGAPVAIAQPAAAVQAAVAPAQIAQIVATAPVAVAAAPARAAGPEIKFEENRPTRFTAYKPGATNSAQMSDAQGAFIRDLTSRYSAKTPKSKSRTQSYRSVLADPRTASGFREEWKELVYPIVAQRSKGSKIWDIDGNEYIDIVNGYGQTAFGHTPDFVVDAVNAQMAEGFAIGPQSPLAGEVAQMFADMTGHQRVTFCNTGSEAVMAAMRLARTVTGKDKIVCFDGDYHGQFDEVLVKPGSEAGVPRAFPLAPGIPQQSVGNMVVLPYARTESLEWIKANIDDIAGVLFEAVQSRHPNLRPKEFVQQLREVTAANESALIFDEVVTGFRVHPAGMQGYWGIQGDMATYGKVVGGGLPVGVLAGSAQYMDALDGGQWQFGDNSVPEVPPTFFAGTFVRHPVVLAAMKAVLLHLKEAGPALQDKLASRMDGLVQRINAYLEKVGIATRAESFSSWFYVSFAGEDRLGSLFYPYMRYLGVHVMEGFPCFLTTSHSDEDIRKIGDAFIASIDALQRVGILGNAPLTAPAQLTQAPLTEPQKEIWMSAQVSHEASLAFNESFTLELNGELNEAAFERAFAATVARHDALRVHFSRVGDMMFVDPATIVPLEKIDLSSHADAAEQLKTIIDAEAREVFDLTRGPLARAGLVRLESQKWAFVFTAHHIVCDGWSINIILRDLSALYAAEVSGAQAELDEVQSFLAFAKAQDEAGVDADTRDFWMNLHRNPAPQPDLPGDRPRPELKSFSGASTTRHLGADLLKQVKTASSKQGCSLFATLFGAAQVLFGRLSNNDDVVIAAPMAGQSQAGEALLVGHCVNFLPLRVKFDRNQPFATHMKAVRDHLYDAGDRQNYTYGALVRDLGVKRDLNRLPLTDLQFNLEKVDGELDMAGVTTRFAPNAKACSNFDLFLNVIESAKGLRLDCDFNTDVYDEATIQRWLGYYENVLTAIAHDAETTVAALSLLNEAEIHHLRDELNDSQRAYDLSHTTPAMIAAQARQTPNAPAVSDEVLRLSYGELDASASQIARSLVAAGIAPRGRVAIAMDRSVMTVAAMIGVWRAGCAYVPLDMTMPPARLRQILDGADIAAILTDGASRAVLEPGAHRVLDLETLLAPRDDAAVTLPNVSETDPAYVIFTSGSTGQPKGVEIPHRALSNFLLSMAEAPGFTAKDRIVAVTTFSFDISGLELFLPLIAGGQTFIAGHAEVRTGYELVTRLNEQAATVLQATPSLWRMLLEAGFKAPQGFRILCGGEPLPRDLADALLATGAEVWNLYGPTETTIWSSASRVVADGAVVIGAPLANTQLHVLTDDLHLAPQGVSGELWIGGDGLAKGYFNRPDLTDAAFRSVSIEGAAPCRLYRTGDLAKRLADGSLQHLGRRDQQIKLRGFRIEIEEIEAALRKAPGVAAAAVALHTVGDSPRLVGYIVSSAADKADQGAIAAHVAGQLPAYMVPTLWMTLDALPQTSNGKLDRKALPVPTADMVATPVRQPHAALKVVPPAPISTGPAAADAITIEPVAAEPVALTQTQSTIAAIWGDVLGLQHVGIDQQFFSLGADSLQLFRIVARMNERGLGVDARQLMKNLTIAELAASLDGPPAEELMVAPAVARPSILNFKRRVAEGV; encoded by the coding sequence ATGTCACACAGAGATGGATTTCCAGGCAACCTGCCGGGCGGGACAGGTCATATGCCCGGCGTGGCAGCGCGTTTCGACGAAGTCCGTGCGGAGTTTGCCGATCATCTTGCTGTGATCGATTCGACGGGGCAGGAAAGCTACGCTGCCCTCGGCGAACGTTCGGCACGTCTTGCCACCGTCCTGCTCGCGATGGGACTGCAACCCGGCGAGCGCTGCGCGATCATGGTGCCGCGCAGCCGCGACACGCTCGCTCTGATTCTCGCGATCCTGCGCGTGGGCGCTGTCTACGTGCCGCTCGATCCCGCCTATCCGCGCGCGCAACTCGATTTCATCGTGGCCGATTGCGAGCCCAGGCTCATCATCGCGGAAGGGTCGGCGCTGGCGAGCGTCGGCGATCTGAACGGCGTGCTGGTCGATCTCGCCCGTATCGTGGCGTCGTCGGAAGCGGCCGATCCTGCTCCGCTGCATGCGTCACATCGCGACGACCCGGCGTACATCATGTACACGTCTGGTTCGACGGGCAAGCCGAAGGGCGTGATCGTCCCGCAGCGTGCGATTCTGCGCCTCGTGCACGGCCAGAGCTTCACGGCGCTGTCGCCGCAGACGCGCTTTCTCAATCTCGCGCCGCTCGCCTTCGATGCCAGCACGCTGGAAATCTGGGGCCCGCTGCTCAACGGCGGCTGCGCCGCGATCATCGATGCAGTGCAGCCGTCGCTCGACACGATCGCTTCCGATATCGCGCGACTCGGCGCGACAAGCGCCTGGTTCACGGCGGGCCTCTTCAACGCGCTCGCCGACTATCGGCTGGAAGCCTTCCGTCCGCTCCAGGAAGTGCTGACGGGCGGCGACGTGCTGTCGCCCGTTCACGTGCGCAAGGTGATGGACGCGCATCCGTCGCTGCAGATCGTCAACGGCTACGGTCCGACGGAAAACACAACCTTCAGCTGCTGCTATCGCATTCCACGCGAGGGCGACGCGCTCGCCGACGGCGGCGCGATTCCCATCGGCGATGCGATTGCGGGCACGCGCGTCTACATCGTCGATGACAAGCTGGTTCCCGTCGGCGAAGGAGAAGTCGGTGAGCTTGTCGTCGGCGGCGACGGCGTGGCGCTCGGCTACCTCAATCGCCCGGAACTGACGGCGGAGAAGTTCGTCGACGACGTCTTCTCGCCTGTTGCAAAACTGTATCGAACGGGTGATCTCGTTCGTCGACGCGCAGACGGCGCCATCGATTTTCTCGGCCGCAACGACCGGCAGATCAAGATTGCCGGCAAGCGCATCGAACTCGACGAAATCGAACATGCGCTGCGCGCGGCGCCCGGCGTCGCGGATGCCGCCGTCGCTGCATTCGACGCACAAACGGGCAAGTCCATCGCAGCCTTCGTCAAGTCGGGCGCAGCACCCGCCGTCCTGCAGCAGCAGATCCGCGCGCACCTCAAGTCAGCGTTGCCCGACTACATGATGCCGACGGCGCTGCGCGTCCTGCCCGACTTCCCGCTGACGCCGAACGGCAAGATCGACCGCAAGGCGTTGCTCGCGGGCCTCGACACGACCGCCGCGACATCGGCCGAAGCCCCGCCCGTCGACGACGATATTGCCGGGAAGCTGGCGTCCGTGTTCGAAGGACTGCTCGGACAAGCGGTCGATCGCCGCGCGAACTTCTTCGATCTCGGGCTGCGCTCGCTCGATCTGATGCGCGCGCACGCGATCATCCTGCGCGACGTGTCGGCGAAGGTCGCGCTGGTGGATCTGTTCCGCCATCCCAATGTCGAGGCGCTGACCACGCATTTGCACGCGACGCTCGAAACAGCGAGCGACGGATCGATCCGTCGCCGCCCCGATGCGAACAGCGGCGCGATTGCCGTCGTCGGCATGTCGGGCCGCTTTCCGGGCGCGCACAACGTCGCCGGACTCTGGGCGAACATTCTCGCGGGCCGCGACTGCATCACGCATTTCGATGTGACGGAACTCGAAGACACCTTCGACGATTCCTTGCGCCGCGACGCATCGTATGTGAAAGCGCGGCCGGTTCTCGCCGACGTCGACCGCTTCGACGCCGGCTTTTTCGGCGTGCTGGCGCGCGAGGCGGCGCTGACCGATCCGCAGCAGCGCCTCTTCCTCGAAATCGCGTGGGAAGCATTCGAAGACGCGGGCTATGATCCCGCGACGATCGCGGGCGCCGTCGGCGTGTTCGCGGGCACGTCGATGAATACGTATTTCCTCAAGCACGTGCTGACGGATCGCGGCGTCATCGACGAATTCACGAGCCAGTTCCAGATCGGCGAGTATCAGAAGCTGGTCGGCGCAGGCGATTTCGTCGCCACCCGCACCGCGTACAAGCTCGGCCTCACGGGACCCGCGATCTCGGTGCAGACGGCGTGCTCGACGTCGCTGACGGCGATCGGCATGGCCGTCGAGAACCTTCGCGCGGGACGCTGCGACATGGCGCTCGCGGGCGGCGTGTCGATCACCTTCCCGCAGAAGCGCGGCTACTTCTATCAGGAAGGCGGCATGGGCGCGCCCGACGGCGTGTGCCGTCCGTTCGACGCCGATGCGAAAGGCACGGTGTTCGGCAGCGGCGCGGGCGTCGTGCTGCTGAAACGTCTCGACGACGCGATCGCCGACGCAGACCCGATCTACGCCGTGATCCGTGGCGTCGGCATCAACAACGACGGTTCCGACAAGGTCGGCTTCACCGCGCCGAGCGTCGATGCGCAAGCCCGCGCGATCGCCATCGCGCACGCGGAAGCGGGCATCGATCCCGCTTCCGTCGGTTATATCGAAACGCACGGCACGGCGACGCCGCTCGGCGATCCCATCGAATTCGCGGGGCTGGTGCAGGCGTTCCGGCTCGGCGGCGTGGAAGGCGGCCAGTTCTGCGCGCTCGGTTCGGCGAAGGCGAATGTCGGACACCTCGACGCCGCCGCGGGCGTGACGGGATTCATCGCGGCGGCGCTGGCGCTGCGCGACGCGACCTTGCCGCCGCTGCTGCATTTCGGTTCGCCGAACCCCGGCATCGACGTGAGCAACAGCCCGTTCTTCTTCAACGTCGCGGCGCGTCCGTGGGCCGACGGTCCGACGCCGCGCCGCGCCGGCGTGAGTTCGTTCGGCGTCGGCGGAACGAACGTGCACGTGCTGCTCGAAGAAGCGCCCCCGCGCGAAGTCGCGGGCGAATCGCAACGAGGCGTGCAGATCCTGCCGCTCTCGGCGCGCAGCGCAGCCGCGCTCGATCGCGCGAAAGCCAATCTCGCGCAGCATCTGACGACGCGTCCCGACACCTCGCTCGCCGACGTGGCCGCGACGCTGCAAGCAGGCCGCCGCGCCTTCGCGCACCGCGCCGTGGTCGTCGCAGACAGCGTCGAACAGGCGCAGGCCAAACTGCAGAAAGGCGCAATCGAAGGCCAGGCGCCGCAAGACGCGCTGCCCGTCGTGTTCATGTTCCCCGGCCAGGGCGCGCAGTATCCCGGCATGGGCGACGCGCTGTATCGCACGGAACCCGTTTATCGCCAGTGGATCGACAAGGGCGCCGAGGCGCTGACGCCGCACCTCGGGCTCGACATTCGCACGCTGCTCTTCAGCGAAACGCCGGAAGGCGACGACACGCCGCATCCGATCCGCTCGACGATCTACGCGCAGCCTGCCCTGTTCCTCGTCGAATATGCGCTCGCGCAGCTGTGGATATCGCGCGGCGTCAAGCCGGCGGCGATGATCGGTCATAGCGTCGGCGAACTGGTCGCGGCATGCGTCGCCGAGGCGATCGCGTTCGAAGATGCGCTGTACCTGATCGCGCAGCGCGGCGCGCTGATGCAGTCGGCCGAACCGGGTGCGATGCTCGTCGTGCGGCTGCCGGAAGCCGAACTGAAAGCGATCCTGCCCGCCGATGTCGACCTCGCCGCCATCAACGCGCCGTCGCTCAGCGTCGTCGCCGGTCCGTTCGCGGCCATCGAGGCTTTCGAGTCCACGCTGAAGGCAGGCGAGATCGATCATCGGCGGCTGCATACGTCGCATGCGTTCCACTCGCGGATGATGTCCGGTGTCGTCGAGGATCTGGCGAAGCTCGCCGACACGCTTTCGTTCGCTATCCCGAAGATTCCGTACGTGTCGTCGGTGACGGGACAGTGGGCGTCGATGGATCAGCCCGTCACAGGCCGCTACTGGGCGGGACATTGCCGCGACGTCGTGCGCTTCAGCGACGCGCTGGGCACGGTGACGTCGGAAAGCCGGCCCGTGCTGCTCGAAATCGGCCCCGGCCGCACGCTGACGACGTTCGCGTCGCAAGGTCTGCCGAAGGACCGCCATGCAGGCGCCATCGCTTCCCTGCCTGATTTCGCGATGCGCGAGCGGGAACTCGCCGTTCTCGCCGAAGCGACCGGGCGTGTCTGGCTGAACGGCGTCACGCCGGACTGGAAGACCGTCCGCGCAGACGCCGCCCGCCGTGTTTCGCTGCCCACTTATCCGTTCGAACGGGAACGCTACTGGATCGACGCTCCCGCCACGACTTCTTCATCACGTCCCCAGACGACGCCCGCTGCGGCCCCCGCCGCGCCCGCCTCGCCCGAGACCACAACCGACACTCCGCAGACCGCCATGGCCCAACCCGCAAAAATCGACCGTCAACCGCGCCTCATTGCCGAACTGGCATCGCTTCTCGCCGAAATGTCGGGCGAAGCACCCGATACGTCCAATCCGGACGTGACCTTCTGGGATCTCGGCTACGACTCGCTGTTCATGGGGCAAGTCTCGCGACAACTGCGCCGCCGCTACGACGTGACGATCAGCTTCCGGCAGATCATGAGCGACTATCCGACGCTGCCCGCGCTCGCGCAGTTCCTCGACGGCACGCTGCCGCCCGATCCGGAACAGCCGGCCGTGCCGGCAGCCGCCGAGGCCGCGCCTGTTGCTGCCGCTGCACCCGCTGCTGCCGTAGCCGCCGTGGCTGCTGCGCCGATCGTCGTCGCCGCCGCGCCCGTGATGGCCGCCCAGTTCGCGCCGAGCGCCGCGACGGGCGATATCCAGTCGGTGATCCGCGACCAGATCGCCGCCATGCAGTCGCTGATGACGCGACAGCTCGACGTGCTTCAAGGCGCGCCCGTGGCCATCGCACAACCCGCAGCCGCCGTTCAGGCCGCCGTGGCGCCTGCCCAGATCGCCCAGATCGTCGCAACAGCGCCCGTCGCCGTGGCTGCCGCGCCTGCGCGCGCCGCCGGGCCGGAGATCAAGTTCGAGGAGAACCGTCCGACGCGCTTTACCGCCTACAAGCCCGGTGCGACCAACTCGGCGCAGATGTCGGATGCGCAGGGCGCATTCATCCGCGATCTGACCTCGCGCTACTCGGCGAAAACGCCCAAGTCGAAATCCCGTACGCAATCCTATCGATCCGTGCTCGCCGATCCGCGCACGGCGAGCGGCTTCCGCGAGGAATGGAAGGAGCTCGTCTATCCGATCGTCGCGCAGCGCTCGAAGGGCTCGAAGATCTGGGATATCGACGGCAACGAATATATCGATATCGTCAACGGTTATGGCCAGACCGCGTTCGGCCACACGCCCGATTTCGTGGTGGACGCCGTCAACGCACAAATGGCAGAAGGCTTCGCGATCGGACCGCAGTCGCCGCTCGCGGGTGAAGTCGCGCAGATGTTCGCCGACATGACGGGCCATCAGCGCGTGACGTTCTGCAATACCGGCTCGGAGGCGGTGATGGCCGCGATGCGGCTCGCACGCACGGTGACGGGCAAGGACAAGATCGTCTGCTTCGACGGCGACTATCACGGCCAGTTCGACGAAGTGCTCGTCAAGCCGGGCAGCGAAGCGGGCGTGCCGCGCGCGTTCCCGCTCGCCCCCGGAATCCCGCAACAGTCCGTCGGCAACATGGTCGTGCTGCCGTATGCCCGCACGGAAAGCCTGGAGTGGATCAAGGCCAACATCGACGATATCGCCGGCGTGCTGTTCGAAGCCGTGCAGTCGCGTCACCCCAATCTGCGTCCGAAGGAGTTCGTGCAGCAGTTGCGCGAAGTCACGGCCGCCAATGAATCCGCGCTGATCTTCGACGAAGTCGTGACGGGCTTCCGCGTCCACCCCGCCGGCATGCAAGGCTACTGGGGCATCCAGGGCGACATGGCGACCTACGGCAAGGTGGTCGGCGGCGGCCTGCCCGTCGGCGTGCTCGCGGGCAGCGCGCAGTACATGGATGCGCTCGACGGCGGCCAGTGGCAGTTCGGCGACAACTCGGTGCCCGAAGTGCCGCCGACCTTCTTCGCCGGCACGTTCGTGCGCCACCCGGTCGTGCTCGCCGCGATGAAAGCCGTGCTGCTGCATCTCAAGGAGGCCGGCCCGGCGCTGCAGGACAAGCTCGCGAGCCGCATGGACGGCCTCGTGCAGCGCATCAACGCGTATCTGGAGAAAGTCGGCATCGCGACGCGCGCCGAATCGTTCTCCAGCTGGTTCTATGTCAGCTTCGCGGGCGAAGACCGTCTGGGCAGCCTGTTCTATCCGTACATGCGCTACCTGGGCGTGCATGTGATGGAAGGCTTCCCCTGCTTCCTGACGACGAGCCACTCGGACGAAGACATCCGCAAGATCGGCGATGCGTTCATCGCGAGTATCGATGCGCTGCAACGCGTCGGCATTCTCGGCAACGCACCGCTTACCGCGCCGGCGCAACTCACGCAGGCGCCCCTGACCGAGCCGCAGAAGGAAATCTGGATGTCGGCGCAGGTGAGCCACGAAGCGTCGCTCGCGTTCAACGAGTCGTTCACGCTCGAACTGAACGGCGAGCTGAACGAGGCCGCGTTCGAGCGCGCCTTCGCGGCAACGGTGGCCCGCCACGATGCGCTGCGTGTTCACTTCTCGCGCGTCGGCGACATGATGTTCGTCGATCCGGCAACGATCGTGCCGCTGGAAAAGATCGACCTGTCCAGCCACGCGGATGCGGCTGAGCAACTGAAGACCATCATCGATGCGGAAGCCCGCGAGGTCTTCGATCTCACGCGTGGTCCGCTCGCGCGCGCCGGGCTCGTGCGGCTCGAAAGCCAGAAGTGGGCGTTCGTGTTCACTGCCCATCACATCGTCTGCGACGGATGGTCGATCAACATCATCCTGCGCGATCTGTCCGCGCTCTACGCGGCGGAAGTGTCGGGCGCACAGGCTGAACTCGACGAAGTGCAGAGTTTTCTCGCCTTCGCCAAGGCGCAGGATGAAGCCGGTGTCGACGCGGACACGCGCGACTTCTGGATGAATCTCCATCGCAACCCTGCGCCGCAGCCCGATCTGCCCGGCGACCGTCCGCGCCCGGAACTCAAGAGCTTCAGCGGCGCTTCGACGACACGCCATCTGGGCGCCGATCTTCTGAAGCAGGTGAAGACCGCGTCCTCGAAACAGGGCTGCTCGCTGTTCGCCACGCTGTTCGGCGCCGCGCAGGTGCTGTTCGGCCGCCTGTCGAACAATGACGATGTCGTGATCGCCGCACCGATGGCGGGCCAGTCGCAAGCGGGCGAAGCGCTGCTGGTCGGGCACTGCGTCAACTTCCTGCCCCTGCGCGTGAAGTTCGACCGCAACCAGCCTTTCGCCACGCACATGAAGGCGGTGCGCGATCATCTGTACGACGCCGGTGACCGGCAGAACTACACCTATGGCGCGCTGGTGCGCGACCTCGGTGTCAAGCGCGATCTCAATCGCCTTCCGTTGACCGATCTGCAGTTCAATCTGGAGAAGGTCGACGGCGAGCTCGACATGGCGGGTGTGACGACGCGCTTCGCGCCGAACGCGAAGGCCTGCAGCAACTTCGATCTGTTCCTGAACGTGATCGAATCGGCAAAGGGTCTGCGTCTGGACTGCGACTTCAATACCGACGTCTATGACGAAGCGACGATCCAGCGCTGGCTCGGCTACTACGAAAACGTGCTGACAGCGATCGCCCATGATGCCGAAACGACGGTCGCGGCACTGTCGCTGCTCAACGAAGCCGAGATCCATCACCTGCGCGACGAGCTGAACGACTCCCAGCGTGCCTACGATCTCTCGCACACGACTCCCGCCATGATCGCCGCGCAAGCCCGCCAGACGCCCAATGCGCCGGCCGTGTCGGATGAAGTCCTGCGGCTGAGCTACGGCGAGCTCGATGCGAGCGCCAGCCAGATCGCCCGCAGTCTCGTGGCGGCAGGTATCGCGCCGCGCGGACGCGTCGCCATCGCGATGGACCGCAGCGTGATGACAGTGGCCGCGATGATCGGCGTGTGGCGGGCCGGTTGCGCCTACGTGCCGCTCGACATGACGATGCCGCCTGCGCGCCTGCGCCAGATCCTCGACGGCGCCGACATCGCCGCCATCCTCACCGATGGCGCCAGCCGGGCCGTGCTGGAACCGGGCGCGCATCGCGTGCTGGATCTGGAGACGCTCCTTGCGCCACGCGACGACGCAGCCGTGACGCTGCCCAACGTATCGGAGACGGACCCGGCCTACGTGATCTTTACGTCGGGCTCGACGGGCCAGCCCAAGGGCGTAGAGATTCCCCATCGCGCGCTGAGCAACTTCCTGCTGTCGATGGCGGAAGCGCCGGGCTTTACCGCTAAAGACCGCATCGTCGCCGTTACGACGTTCTCCTTCGATATCTCCGGTCTCGAGCTGTTCCTGCCGTTGATCGCTGGCGGGCAGACCTTTATCGCAGGACATGCCGAGGTACGCACCGGCTACGAGCTGGTGACGCGGCTGAACGAGCAGGCCGCCACCGTTCTCCAGGCAACGCCGTCGCTCTGGCGCATGCTGCTGGAAGCGGGCTTCAAGGCGCCGCAGGGCTTCAGGATCCTGTGCGGCGGCGAACCGCTGCCGCGTGATCTCGCCGACGCGCTGCTGGCGACGGGCGCTGAAGTGTGGAACCTCTATGGCCCGACGGAAACGACGATCTGGTCGTCCGCTTCGCGTGTCGTGGCAGACGGCGCGGTGGTGATCGGCGCGCCCCTCGCCAATACGCAACTGCATGTGCTGACCGACGACCTGCATCTGGCGCCGCAAGGCGTGAGCGGCGAACTGTGGATCGGCGGTGACGGCCTCGCAAAGGGCTATTTCAACCGGCCCGATCTGACGGATGCCGCGTTCCGGTCGGTTTCGATCGAGGGCGCTGCGCCGTGCCGGCTGTACCGCACGGGCGATCTTGCGAAGCGCCTCGCCGACGGCTCGCTGCAGCACCTCGGCCGTCGCGACCAGCAGATCAAACTGCGCGGCTTCCGCATCGAGATCGAGGAGATCGAGGCTGCGTTGCGCAAGGCGCCCGGCGTTGCCGCCGCTGCCGTCGCACTGCATACCGTCGGCGACAGTCCGCGCCTCGTGGGCTACATCGTCTCGTCTGCCGCCGACAAGGCCGACCAGGGTGCCATCGCCGCGCATGTCGCCGGGCAGTTGCCGGCCTACATGGTGCCGACCCTGTGGATGACGCTCGACGCACTGCCGCAGACCAGCAACGGCAAGCTCGACCGCAAAGCCCTGCCCGTGCCGACCGCGGACATGGTGGCCACGCCCGTGCGTCAGCCGCATGCTGCGCTCAAGGTAGTGCCGCCTGCCCCGATATCGACCGGGCCTGCAGCGGCTGACGCCATCACGATCGAACCCGTGGCGGCTGAACCCGTGGCCCTGACGCAGACGCAGTCGACGATCGCCGCGATCTGGGGCGACGTGCTCGGTCTCCAGCATGTCGGCATCGACCAGCAGTTCTTCAGCCTCGGCGCAGACAGCCTCCAGCTGTTCCGCATCGTCGCGCGAATGAACGAGCGCGGCCTCGGTGTCGATGCGCGTCAGCTCATGAAGAACCTGACGATCGCCGAACTGGCGGCGAGCCTCGACGGCCCGCCGGCGGAAGAGCTGATGGTGGCGCCTGCCGTCGCCCGGCCGTCGATCCTCAATTTCAAGCGTCGGGTTGCAGAAGGAGTCTGA